TTCCCAGCTGGAGCCAGAACCAGGACCACAAAGAGACCTGGAAAATCCCCAGAGATGGCCAAGGGGGGGAGACACCTCCtgtgccaccccctgcccctgGAACTCTGAGTCCCACATCACGGGCAGCACAAAAAGTGCCACTTCTTCCAGCAGGTGAGTGATCCTCAGGGATTCTCAGCATTCCACACAGGGGGCCCCAGGTCAGAAGGAGCCTAAGGAAATCCCTGGAGTCCTAGAATaactgaggaggaggaaaactgCTTCCCAGTATGCACTTATCCCCTCTGGTTTAGTGTGACACAGCCCAGCTGTCCTCACACTTTGGCCCATTGAAAGAACTGTGTTATCTCATTAAAAAAGTCTGCAAGGAGCTGCATGCAGAAAATGTAGCAGAAGTTCTTCCAGAGGAGCCAAGTAACACAATGAACCAATCACTGGTGACTTGCTGAGAGCCTGAATAAAATCCCTCTGGTTATGTGAGCAGCCAGCAGGAAGTGCTCACCAGGGCCAGGAGCAACTACTGCATGTGAAGAGCAACACCCACTGCCAAACCACTGTAAAAGAGATGGGAAAAGTTAGAGAGAAATCAGCATCATCACCCACTGGGCAGCCCGTGGAAGGAATGAGCCCTGACTGACTTGGGGGGCTGCCTTCTGTTCTTTCTTGCACTTCCAAACCCAAAAGGCCAAGTGCCAGCACCTCCAAACATCAGTTGTTTCAGCACAAGAAGTTCAGAGAAGTAAGAAGCTTTATTGCATACTGATTCCTCCCTGCCTGGAGGTTCAGCTTTTGGCCTAAAGATCACAGAGGGGGCCTTGGTTCATTTTGTTTACAGAAGGTACCAATTACTCTTATGATTAAAGAGAGTGCACAGCAGAGActggcagccagggcagggcagtGCTTCTGGAGTTCCCAGCCCATTAAAATCCCTCATTTCCAACAGTACCActgtgcagctgctggctcccagGGCTGCATTTACCACAGGTAAAAGTTACAAAACAACAGTGACAGAAAACTGAGTTAAAATCAACACTGTCTCTCCCCTTTGCATCAGCAGCAGCATAACAGGGCCAGGAATGCCACCCAGAGCAActgtggggctggagcagcaagGGATCTTCTCCAGTGGAAGGGACAGCCACATCCCAGGCTCCCCTTCCCCTGTCATATTCACCTGGACAGTTCTTTCAGGAGTTCCTTCATGGCACTGGCCTCTGGACTGACAAATCAAGAGCCACAAAGTAATGCAGCAGGAAACTGCAGCCTTTGCATCTACAAAGATGTGGGGATTGCCACTGAATCTCTGCTCCCAGGCCACGGATTTAATACTCAAGAGATTCCCACCCCCCATCCAGTTGGAATCCTTTGCtccagttttttgtttggtttttttttttgtttgttttttttttagacacaGAAAGAGAATGGTTGTCTCCAAACGTAGGAAAGAATCAGGTGTAATAGGAAGCCAGTGGAGCACCTTCTTTACCAAGAAGATGAAGTTGTGTGGGGAGGAAGAGGCTGTGTGTTCCTGGGCTGGCTGGCAGCCTCCTACGTGATGTCCTTCTTCCTGGGGGGCCTGTGGATGTTCCTCACCACACACTTCACCATCCACTCAATGCCCTCGTTCAGCCCCTTGCTAAAGAGAGAAGCaggtaagttaaaaaaaaaaataataaggagACAAAGCAACAACCATCCAACAACAAAACCATGGCTCAGGTTGGTCCCTACCCGAGAAGCGAAGGGCAGCTCTTCCCTGCAGTTATTTGTGAGCATTATTGAGTTAAATTCTCACACATCCCAACAACAGGGATCTGTGAATCCAGCATGGAAACTCCATCCTTCCTTTTTCCACTGTCCATAAAAGCCCACATCCAACTTAGTCATCAACTCTGTGGAAACCTGGGGGTGACCAAGCACCAAGCCACCTGACAGTCAGCTGCTCCGAGGCTGTTTTGCCACAGGCTTCAGGCTGGTTGGATCAGAGCTTCCACTCCTGACTCCAACCTCCTGTAACCACCTCTCCTGGGGCTGCCAAGCAAGTGCAGAGCTGCCCACACAGAGCTTCCacacttcatttatttatttatttgtaatgcAAACCCAGACTGAGATTTTGCAAGGAAATTCCACAGATCGAAACCAGAAGTGTTTGTACCAAACCCACAGCAACTGAAAAGGTTGAATTTCATAAGATTACTGTTTGACACTTCTCCTTCCAGTCAGTGCTTAACCATGGCTCTTGTGGTCACTCATCTGCTGAATGACATTTGATTCTTGGCAACAGAGATTTATCCCATGGTTTGAGAAGCTGGTTTGAGCATCTGCAGGAGTTTGTGATAATAacagtaattattattataataatacaGCTTCCttgctggattaaaaaaaaaaaaggtaaagttAGAGCTCTGGATTCAGTAAGTCAGACAGGAACATTCCCAGCCATCTGGAACAGCACTTCTGACCCAAAGAACTCCAATGTcattgcagtgctgctgctcccaggaacCCAGGGGGTGCTCAGGGTGCAGCCCTCTGGCCTGGCAAGGCCTGGAGGAGCCTCACAGCCTCTCTGATCTCACCCTGTTCTCATCATTATCTTCACCCACAGGCATCTCCTCAGGGTAAGAACAATCTCTGGGAGATTGTGGTATCATCTCCCCCCTAACAAAGCTGAGCCAGAAAAATAGGAAGGCAAGAGAATTATTACAGCATCAGGAATGGAacagcacccactgctccaGCTGTGTCACAAGCAGCTGCATTTTCCACTGACTTTTTCCATaaaacccaggagctgcagcaagcCAGGGGCTGTGGAGATCCCTGTGTGAGGAGAGGGGGTGAAGGAGAAgaaccagcagctccatgtgCCTCCCAAAACCCTCACTCTCAGCCACATTTCCATCCTGTTTCCCAGGTGGGATTTGCAGCTGAAGTTCCTGAGCTTGGTGCCagcccagtgctgggcaggaagGGTTCAATAATCCCTCCTCAGGGTTATGAAATCCTGCAGTGCAGGTGCttgtgctggagctgtgccCCAAACCACATGATTCCCCTCTCCCACTCACCCagtcagagcagagcaggcttGTGTCAGGCAGTCTCTCTTCCCAATTTTGTTGATGCAGTCACTGAAAGCTGTCTTGATGTCAGGGATTGACAGACAACTCTGCAAGGGGAACCACAGCAGGGTTGGATTTCTaagctcccagagctgctgaccTTCCTCCAAGGTGAATCCCACCAGCTCCACAGGTGGCACAATGCTGGGAGGTTAAAGCCAGCAAATTCACTTCTTCCCACTCCAAACCCAAGctgactttctcttttttcaccCAAGAGGATGCTGTTTACAGAGACTGCCCCACCTCCCTGATCCTCAAGGCATCCCCTTCCACCCATTGCCAGGAAAATGAATCTCCACACCCTTGGGATGCTCCTTCCAGCCTCCCCAAATCACACCCCAGGAGCACATCTCCCCACAAAGCCCTTtgaggaggtgtccctgccaggAGCCCGAGCTCTGTACCTGCTGCCAAACACCACAAGCTCAGAAAACAGCTTGGACATGATTTTTCCCCAAGACCTCAGCACATTCCTTGCCATCAAAGGCTGCTCTGGACTTGTCTGATTGCATTTTGCATGAAGGAGAAAATGCTGACAGGCAGCATGTGGCCTGATGTCACTTTGTCCCTGCTCACCACCAGGTCTTGCACTTGTGGAAGGTTGTCAGGAGACAGTGGGGAAGTGGTTTCCAAACAGACAAACGCAGAAAGCCCTCAGTAAACCAGGGGATTGCTCTCCTGACAGAAATAGCAGTGTTACCACTTGATTCTTAGAGTCACAAACACCAGAGAAGGAAATCTGCCCTGCTGAAGTCTAGACATGAGAGATGCAGTCCAGGAAACTACAGACAAATAAAGAAGTTTGAGTGCTTATAGATAAAAAGGGGTCTTAGGGAATGAGGGGAGTTTAACACCCCCCAGTTCACCCACTGCCCTtgaatccagatttttttccacttcaaagGGCCTAAAATCCATGAGCTGTGCAGCTTCTCATGACCTAAGTCACAGTTTAAAGTTGCAGCTGaaatcagagagctggaaattGTACCCAGAAATGTTCCTCACTCCATTGCACCAAAGCCCCAACAACTTACTGCAGGATTCCTGCCAAATGCAAAGCCTGCAATGCATAAAAATGAGCTGTCACCCACAGGAGAAGTGCTTAAATACATCTGTAAAAACCAAATGCAAAGTTTAGAGGGAGTCAGAGTGGACTTGGGAGTTGGAATTCATACCACTAAGTCTGGAAGATGGGCAAGAGATCACCACAAATCATTCCCTGCAAGTTTGTAAAAGATGGAACATTTCTTTAGCATGAGGATcactgccacaaaaaaaaaaaaagcagctccagctgcccctgGATTTATGGGAAAGCTCCAGAGGAGTCAATCACCCAAgagctgggggggaaggggctgcacaGCAGAACTGGAgctattttttactttttttcagtaaatgagAGTTGGCAGCAGGAAGGCTAAACCCCAAGGCAGCTGAAACTGAGTGAATGCTTCTTGAAATACACTTTGAGCTTCTCACTGTTTGATATCCTAGCAGGAGGATGTCTCCTTGTCTTTTCAGAGTGTTTCAGGCaggaagcagcagtgcagagcacTCTGTTCCTTACAGCAGAGGATGAGGCAGATTATCCCTCAGGCCTAAGAAGCACCCGAGCTGCTCATGCTCAGCAGAAAATGTCAGCTGTGGCTTCCAAGTTCCCCTCTTTTCCACCTCCCCCGTTACCAAATGTTTGGTTAGagatgtgttttggttttcagctgAATCCACATAAACCAGGAGCAACCCAGGGAAGCTGGGTCTCTGATCACACAAACACTGTCCCCTCCACAGATGACCTTTGGGCTGGGATGTCACNNNNNNNNNNNNNNNNNNNNNNNNNNNNNNNNNNNNNNNNNNNNNNNNNNNNNNNNNNNNNNNNNNNNNNNNNNNNNNNNNNNNNNNNNNNNNNNNNNNNNNNNNNNNNNNNNNNNNNNNNNNNNNNNNNNNNNNNNNNNNNNNNNNNNNNNNNNNNNNNNNNNNNNNNNNNNNNNNNNNNNNNNNNNNNNNNNNNNNNNATGTCACCCACCACCCCCCGTCAGGAGAAACACAGCTTGACAAATCCTATTTCCAGCTCAACTTCCCCAAAAGGATCCTCTCcacaccagctccctggggccTGGGCTGCCTGCAGGACTCCTCTTTTAGGAAGAGTTTTGAAGAGCATTGCCCAAACCCAGACTCAGGAGTGGAACACCTGGCAGGAGATAAAGCAGCAAGGCTCCATTTTCTGGAGTCACCTGCAGAGAAGCAAGAGGAGCTGTTTTAGGTAGAAAAAGTTGCATTGCAGAGTTTTTATCTGGTTGCCAAATCCACTGCAGGGAAATCTTTCCTGGGGCTTGGCCTCCTGGCAGGACAAACCTGAAGTACAGGCTCTGCAGCCACTCAGAGGAAGTGATCAGCACAATggaattaaaacagaaataacaaaagatGGAGACTGCTCCACAGCTTAACTCAGACTCCTGAACTAACAGCCTGACTGTAACTATTTAATAACCTACTAAAACTATTTCACAGCCTACCTGAACTATTTAAGAGAAAGTCAACCAACCTGGCCCAGGTTTTGTGGTTTCATTTTTACAAGCTTGCTTTAAACTAAAACTTAGGCTTCTTTACATGAAAGCAAACTCATTTGGACTAAAACTCAGGAATTTGGGGTAATTCTGAAGCTGGAAATGAGAGTGGCAGAAAGCCTGTTTTCTAACATCTgtgtggaaaacagaaaacactctGAGCCTTCAAAgatattctgctgcttttctcatttttgcaaAGACAGGAGGAGGTTTTCAATGCTCTGGGGACTTCCAATTAAATTTCCAAAGCTTATTTTCAGATTAGGAAGGCAAGTCTTCCTCCCCAAGACATCACACAGCACATGGTTATTTGCAAGTGCTATTTTTTCAGCTCagattttcctgtattttcaggAGGGTTCCAAAACATTCTGTCCTCCAATTTCAAGCTCTCAGTGTACAGCTCAGAACTTCACAGCTCTGATAAACCTTTAAACAGCCACATTCACATCAAAACAGCAAACTCTGACTTTGCAAGTAACAGCAAGTCAGGAGACAACAGAGGGGTGAGAATTCCCCACCACCATGACATGTCTGAAgatccagagcagaaaaatctgtaattaacattccattttcttccagagCTCCTCAACTCTGCTGCAATTCTTGCTCTCCAGAAGGGGTCTGGAGTCATTCATGGTTTTTATCTAGAGAGCCTGTCCCAGATTCCTCATTTGCTCATATAAACAACTGCACTTGTtcaataatttgatttttacagCCTGGCTAAGGTGCCAGTAGAGCTGGGTTTGCAGTGAGCCCAGAACaaaatacacacagagaaaaggaaaaatcagaacaGCTTTCCAGGTCACTGCCTGTAGTTTAATTCTCAGCAGCTACAGGCAAGAGTGCAGACTGCTCCCTGCTGTAATACCTGGAAATACCAGAGTTAATGTTATGGTTTCcatactggggaaaaaaaccccaaacaagtcAATGTCTCCATGTACCAGAAAACctcaaaagcagaaatcagaaaTCCTCCCTCAATCTCATCCTGTCTTTTAAGGGGAActccatttcttttatttctgtgacttAGGTAACCTCAGGCTCATCCAAAAAGCTCTGATGTGTTGTACAGGTGCCCACCCCTAAACTGCACCCAAATCCTCCTCCAAGGTCAAACGATTTCCCAGGAAATCTCCCCAAATCCCGGTGAGTGTGAAGCCCAGGGGAGGCAGGGGGGCAGTGTGTGCACACCCTGGAGCAGATCCtgagcagggctctgctccctgaGCCTCTGTCTCCATCTGGAGATGAATCCCTCAAACTGCAGCACAGGAACTGCAGGcacaggaaaagaggaggaaaacaggGAAAGCACCACTTGGGACACtcacttcccttttttccccacacgGTGGGAGGCAGCTGAGGAGCACCCTGCATGAGTCACTGCAGGAGTCACTCTGGAGTGTCCACTCCTGGATCTGATCTCAACAAGGGCCTGGCAGTTCTGGATACACAAGAAATACTTTAAAGGAtcacagccaggagcagcatTCCCTGGGCATTCCCTGCTGCCACTGGGGGAATGCTCTAGGACAAACAGGATGATTTATTGAGCAGATTTGACCTGCTCTGCTGATGCTGCTCCACTGCCACTTGCTGTGCAggccccaggcagcagcacaaagtGCACTGAAcacttttggtttgtttgctcaaaaaccaggaaaaagcaGCATCAAGATATCAAGTCATGACACAGGAAAGCTCCACAGCAACATCCTCTGTTCTCTTCCCATAAAAagctaaaaccaaaaaaaaaaagctgagctggaGGTGCCTGCAGGAAGCTCAGTGATGGCACAGGGAAGGGttggaggagagagggaagaattacagcagcaggacagaaattAATACTCAAGATGATTGCAGAGCTCCCCTTGCCAAGGCTGCACCAACCTTACCTCCACATCCTGCTTGTTGGCCAGCACCAGGATGGGAACCCCCTCCAGAGCTTCACTGGTTATCATCTTCTCtagaaagcacagaaagaaaagcagagagggtcaggcagccctgggaggcAGAACTGTGCAAATGCCTCTCCCAGACATGGGAGGAAGCAAGAGGCTCCTGCTGGCATTCCAGTTCCACTTGTTACACCTCTGCACCTCTATTTTCTTCACCCAATTTCTTTCCAGCTCAAGCTCCAAACTTCATTTTGATCAACAAGCACATTACTGGGAATTCAGAAGGTGATAAATACAGAACAGGGAATAAAAACTCCAAAGTCAACAGCACAAGTACAAAAACAAGTTCAAGGCCATTCCAGGCAACAGGAGTGAGTCCTGTGTTCCAGACAAGAGAGACTTCAACAAAGCTGtgtcagcagcagccacagagctgggacaggaatcctagaatcctagaatgggctgggttggaagggacctcagagctcatcaagtccaacccttgctccactccccccgtggttcccagcccatggcactgagtgccacatccaggctctttttaaacatctccagggatggagaatccaccccttccctgggcagcccattccaatggctgagcaccctctctgcaaagaatcctttcctaatatccaacctaaacctcccctggcagagctgaagctctgccaggggaggtttaggttggatattaggaaaaaattctttagtctgtgccctcttatcctactgatatctgcctgacccccccctggctccaacctcctttcagggagttggagagagtgatgaggtctcccctgagcctcctcttctccagcctcaacacccccagctccctcagcccttcctcacaggaattctgctggatcccttcccagcctccttgctcttctctggacctgctccagcacctcaatctccttcctgagctgaggggcccagaactggacacaggactcaagctctggcctccccagggctgagcacaggggcagaatcccttccctggacctgctggccacgctcttcctgacacagcccaggatgccattggccttcttggccacctgggcacactgctgcctcctcttcagcttcctggcaatccagactcccagctccctttctgccactctgtgcccagcctggagctccccatggggttgttgtgttgaacctcatccccttgggatcagcccaactctccagtctgtccaggtcctgTGCCACAGAAATCCCACTGCAGGTCAAACACCACGTGCTCACCAAAAGCTCTTTTAGATTCTGAGAGCCTCTCCTCATCTGTGGAGTCAATCACATAAATCACCCCGTGGGACTCAGCATAatactgaaaggaaaacacaaatattaagagtgcttttcttaaaaaaaaaaaaaaaaaataaaaagtgttgttttttttttaatttggtaaaATGTTGATCCACGTGGAAGAGCAGAACTCTTCCTGCCAGCTGTGCCCACAGGATGCACCTGGagagaggcaggcaggaggcatggctgggctgcctgcagcctcctggaTAATGCAGGGAAAAATCTCATctctcccccccaaaacctTCTCTCTGCTGCCACTCCCCTCAGGGATGGCTCCCAAGTGCTGCCTCTAAACCAGAACACAAATATTGAGCATTATTTTTGCTTATCTGGCACAGATCTGCTTGAAGCTCTGGCAAAGTGTGGGTGCCAAATGAGTCTGTGGGATTCCCAAATGACcccactgctccagctctgAGAGACAAAAACAcctctaaaaggaaaaaaaaactccatGTCCAACCTTGTCCCACAGAGactgcagctcctcctgtccTCCCAGATCCCAGAACATCAGCCGAGCTTTGCCAACATCAATGGTGCCAactgggggggggaaaagaggggggaaagaggggggaaagaggggggaaagaggggggaaagagggggggaaagagggggggaaagagggggggaaagagggggggaaagagggggggaaagagggggggaaagagggggggaaagagggggggaaagagggggggaaagagggggggaaggggaggaaaggggaggaaaggggaggaaaggggaggaaaggggaggaaaggggaggaaaggggaggaaaggggaggaaaggggaggaaaggggaggaaaggggaggaaaggggaggaaaggaaagggcagaggaaggagaagaggaaggagaagaggaaggagaagaggaaggagaagaggaaggagaagaggaaggagaagaggaaggagaagaggaaggagaagaggaaggagaagaggaaggagaagaggaaggagaagaggaaggaaaagaggaaggaaaagaggaaggaaaagaggaaggagaagaggaaggagaagaggaagagaaggagaaacaaTCCAATGAAAACCAAAGGCTTTTCTCCAAAGCACCAGCACATCCCCTACAGACCCTGGGGCAGAAGAATCTTCTAGAGGGAAATAAACTCAGACACAGGGCCTGCTGCAAGCACTCAACAAGAGCTTTGCAGGGTGATCACTGCCATCTGATGGGGTCCTCTCAGTATTTAAATAATTGCAGACCCAGAGGAACTGTAGTGGGATTTGTTTTAAGCACTGAAATGGGATATTTGGGTTTGCAagacttttttatttcctcctgaGCTAAGCCACCCTGATTTATTCTCTTACAAAAAGACAAGGGGAGTTGGGAAATAAAATCTCTACTTCCAGGAACTATTTTGCCAGTTCTCAAATCTTTCACACAAGAAATTGTCTCATTGtgcaggaaagctgaaaaaaattccaaacagGTTTACTTACTGTTTAAGCCTACAGTGGTTGTGATTTTGGACAAACTCATCCCTTTGTAGTTCTTGTTAAATCGAGTTTTAGTTTGTTCAAGGAAAGTCTGAAAAAGCACAAGAAcattttctcaaatattttactgGCTGGGGTCTTCCTAACCCAAACCTGCCTCAGCTTTCTGCCCCAGCACTTACTGCCTCACCTAACCTTGGAACCCTCAGCTCGTTGCCTATTTTTGCAAGAGGGAATCCGAGGTGATTATGGGATCAGCAGAGCCTCAGCTACAGCCCTCAAAGCTTCTGCTGGATTGAAGGAAAAGGGAACAGTTGATTCTGTGCTCTGATGCCACTGAAACAAcccaggaagcagcaggaggaggaggaaggaccCATCTGCTGGaggttttctctgtgtgtgcagtGGGGAATAAACAGCACTTACAGTTTTTCCAGCATTGTCCAAGCCAAGGATCAGGATGCAGTACTCATCCCTCTGGAAGATGTATTTGTAGAGCCCAGACAGCAGAGTGTAcatcctgctcctgccacagaCACCAGGGACTCCTCAGCAAACATTGGGATCACCCaatccaacccttcccccagcccagcaccaccccctggccctcagcaccacatccccagggctctgaaacccctccagggatggggacaccccctgggccaggccctgacaaccccttcctgggagaaattgttcccaagctccaatctaaacctctcctgggcAACTCGAGGCCCTTTCCAgttgtcctgttgcttgttccttgggagcagaaCCCGatccctgctcctctcaggGGGCTGCAAAGatccagaaggtctcccctcagcctcctctgctccaggatcagcaaccccagctccctccctgctcctgggcagactttgtgctccagccccttctccctgtgctccagacccttctccctGTGCTCCAGATCCTTCTTcttgtgctccagccccttctccctgtgccccagctccttctccttgtgctccagacccttctccttgtgctccagatCCTTCTCCCTGtgccccagctccttctccttgtgctccagacccttccccagctcccttgtcGTTCCctggacacccccagcccctcaatgCCCCCCCTGAGGTCTGGAGCCCAAACCTGACCCCAGGACCCGAggcctccccagtgcccccctcctgctgcccccagcaAGGCCTCTCCAGGCCCCTTTCTCCCGGTAAATCCCCCTGGGAATGCCCAACCACCGGGACAGCCCCCCTCTCCTTGCCCTGTGCCGGCCCGGCCGGACCGAACCTtcccccccccgccgccgccattTCCCCCCTCAGGGCCCGGGCCCAGATCCCGCGCTGGGCCGCACCgatcccagcccagccccgtCAGCCCTCACCGCGGCCTCTGCCGCTCCCCAGCCGCGGGGCTCGGAGCCCGTCACCCGCAGCCCCTCACCCGCTCCCGGAGCCGCCTCCCGTCACACCGAGCtgccccgctccccgccgccACCGGCCCACGGCGCCATGGCCCGCGCGGGGCTCTGGGAGTTGTAGTTCTGGCGGCGCCGAGGGGGCAGGGGCGGAACGGGCCGCTGGACTACAACTCCCGGCATGCTCAGCGGCACCGCCCCGccgggggagggggaaggggcgGGGGCAGCGTCAGGAGGCGGAGGGAGAAGCCGGAAGTGGGCGCGGTGAGGACCGGAAGTGGCTGAGGTGTCATGGCGGCGGctgagaggggaagggggagctgagggggagCGGGGCGGCCCGGGCAGGGGGAGGCTCAGAGAGGGGGAAACCCGGGCAGGGGGAGGCCCAGGGGTTTGCTGACCCCCCCGGGAAGGCGCTGAGAGCGCTGAGGCTGCGGGGGGAGCAGAGCTCGGGGCAGGCCCGGGCGGGGCCTTTCTCAGCGCTTCCCGCCgagtggggctggcagggcccTCCCTGGGCTGATCCTGAGGGAAGGAGCGGGACGGAGGAGTAGATGGGAGCTTCTGCCGAGCCGCTACCCCGACAGCCGGCGCTCTCCAGTCAAGTCTTGGGATATGCAGTGAGTGCCCGGGCAGGGCGCGGCTGAAGGAGCTTTCCCCGCGGGGACCATGGATGAGGAGAGTCTGGAAGCGGCCATTGAGAGCTACAACGCGCAGCTGCAGCAGGTGGAGCTGGCGCTGGGCAGGGGCCTGGACCCCTCGCAGCACTCGGACCTGATCCAGCTGCAGGGAGATCTGAAGCAGCTGATCGAGCTGACCCAGTCCAGCCTGGTGGCAGTGAAGAAGAGCAAACTTCTGGCTGCTCTAGATACAAAtgcatcttcctcctccccGGAGGGGCTCCTGGAGCAGAACACCGACCCCAACAGCTCGGCCCAGGATGAGGAGTATGCTGCTTTTCAGGAGGCCATTGCTGGGCTTGGAAGTGAGGAGAAGCCTTTGGCTGCCAACACTGAGCTGCTGTccaagggagagggagaaactGGTGACAAAAACGAGCAGAGGcacagtgaggaggaggaggaggaggagtctgacagagaggaggaggaggaggaggaattgaGTGGGATGAAGGTTAAAGCCCCCTACTACAGCTCCTGGGGGACCCTGGAGTACCACAATGCCATGATTGTGGgcacagaggagctggaagaTGGCACTGCAGGGGTGAGGGTGCTGTACCTCTACCCAACCCACAAATCCCTGAAGCCCTGTCCCTTCTTCCTGGATGACAAGTGCAGATTTCAGGAGAACTGCAGgtaaaaaaggggagggggc
This genomic stretch from Heliangelus exortis chromosome 16, bHelExo1.hap1, whole genome shotgun sequence harbors:
- the ARFRP1 gene encoding ADP-ribosylation factor-related protein 1 isoform X4; this encodes MYTLLSGLYKYIFQRDEYCILILGLDNAGKTTFLEQTKTRFNKNYKGMSLSKITTTVGLNIGTIDVGKARLMFWDLGGQEELQSLWDKYYAESHGVIYVIDSTDEERLSESKRAFEKMITSEALEGVPILVLANKQDVEESNPLVY
- the ARFRP1 gene encoding ADP-ribosylation factor-related protein 1 isoform X2; the encoded protein is MYTLLSGLYKYIFQRDEYCILILGLDNAGKTTFLEQTKTRFNKNYKGMSLSKITTTVGLNIGTIDVGKARLMFWDLGGQEELQSLWDKYYAESHGVIYVIDSTDEERLSESKRAFEKMITSEALEGVPILVLANKQDVESCLSIPDIKTAFSDCINKIGKRDCLTQACSALTGCSNQLLKPWDKSLLPRIKCHSADE
- the ARFRP1 gene encoding ADP-ribosylation factor-related protein 1 isoform X1 → MYTLLSGLYKYIFQRDEYCILILGLDNAGKTTFLEQTKTRFNKNYKGMSLSKITTTVGLNIGTIDVGKARLMFWDLGGQEELQSLWDKYYAESHGVIYVIDSTDEERLSESKRAFEKMITSEALEGVPILVLANKQDVESCLSIPDIKTAFSDCINKIGKRDCLTQACSALTGKGLNEGIEWMVKCVVRNIHRPPRKKDIT
- the ARFRP1 gene encoding ADP-ribosylation factor-related protein 1 isoform X3; translation: MYTLLSGLYKYIFQRDEYCILILGLDNAGKTTFLEQTKTRFNKNYKGMSLSKITTTVGLNIGTIDVGKARLMFWDLGGQEELQSLWDKYYAESHGVIYVIDSTDEERLSESKRAFEKMITSEALEGVPILVLANKQDVESCLSIPDIKTAFSDCINKIGKRDCLTQACSALTGKEAVLL